A stretch of the bacterium SCSIO 12827 genome encodes the following:
- a CDS encoding phosphoribosylanthranilate isomerase yields the protein MSTQVKICGLKTADAVDAAVNAGADLVGFVFFKKSPRHVTPAIAGGLAVRVPVGVLKVGLTVDATNDELAAITGNGAVDILQLHGSETPERVAEVRRKFGLPVMKALPIAEPGDVDAARAYEGVADRLLFDAKPPSGADRPGGNALAFDWGLLAGTRWNVPWLLAGGLTPDNVAAAIRVSGAPGVDVSSGVETAPGHKDAGLIDAFIKAAKEA from the coding sequence ATGTCGACACAGGTGAAAATCTGCGGGCTGAAAACGGCCGACGCCGTGGACGCCGCCGTGAACGCGGGGGCCGATCTGGTCGGCTTCGTGTTCTTCAAGAAATCACCGCGCCATGTCACGCCCGCCATTGCCGGCGGGCTGGCGGTGCGCGTGCCCGTGGGTGTGCTCAAGGTCGGCCTGACCGTGGATGCCACCAACGACGAATTGGCGGCGATCACCGGCAATGGTGCTGTCGATATCTTGCAGCTCCATGGATCGGAGACGCCGGAGCGGGTCGCCGAGGTTCGGCGCAAGTTCGGCCTGCCGGTGATGAAGGCCCTGCCGATTGCCGAACCGGGCGATGTTGACGCCGCCCGCGCCTATGAAGGCGTCGCCGACCGCCTGCTGTTCGACGCCAAGCCGCCATCGGGGGCCGACCGCCCCGGCGGCAACGCGCTGGCCTTCGATTGGGGGCTGCTGGCCGGCACCCGGTGGAACGTGCCCTGGCTGCTGGCGGGCGGGCTGACGCCGGATAACGTCGCGGCGGCGATCCGGGTTTCCGGCGCGCCGGGGGTCGATGTGTCCTCGGGCGTGGAGACGGCCCCCGGTCACAAGGACGCGGGCCTGATCGACGCCTTCATCAAAGCGGCCAAGGAAGCCTAG
- a CDS encoding (d)CMP kinase, with product MIIAIDGPAAAGKGTLARRIARDLGFAYLDTGLLYRATGKRVLEAGADPEDAEAAEAEALALAPRDLERPDLRTDAVAQAASKVSAVPGVRAALLAFQRTFAAHPPEGAKGAVLDGRDIGTVVCPDADVKLFVTASDEVRARRRFKELQESDPDVIYARVLEEMRERDARDRSRAVAPLEPAEDAILLDTSDLNADEVFAKALDIIKK from the coding sequence ATGATCATCGCCATCGACGGGCCCGCCGCGGCGGGCAAGGGGACCCTGGCCCGGCGCATCGCCCGCGACCTGGGCTTTGCCTATCTGGATACGGGCCTGCTCTACCGGGCCACGGGCAAGCGGGTGCTGGAGGCCGGGGCCGACCCGGAAGACGCCGAGGCGGCCGAAGCAGAGGCCCTGGCGCTGGCGCCCCGGGATCTGGAACGCCCGGACCTGCGCACGGACGCGGTCGCCCAGGCGGCGTCCAAGGTCTCGGCCGTGCCCGGTGTGCGGGCGGCGCTGCTGGCGTTCCAGCGGACCTTCGCGGCCCATCCGCCGGAGGGGGCCAAGGGGGCCGTTCTCGACGGCCGCGACATCGGCACGGTGGTTTGTCCCGACGCGGATGTGAAGCTGTTCGTCACGGCCTCCGACGAGGTCCGCGCCCGGCGCCGATTCAAAGAGTTGCAGGAAAGCGACCCCGACGTTATATATGCGCGCGTTCTCGAAGAGATGCGCGAGCGGGACGCCCGGGATAGATCTCGGGCCGTCGCGCCGCTGGAGCCGGCCGAAGACGCGATCCTGCTTGATACGAGCGACCTGAATGCCGATGAGGTGTTCGCCAAGGCCCTTGATATCATTAAGAAATAA
- a CDS encoding acetyl-CoA carboxylase carboxyltransferase subunit beta, which yields MNWLREFVRPKLKRLVGAGKEMPDNLWHKCPGCSQMIFHRDLEKYLHVCQHCGHHLRIGADKRLAMLFDEGAFEKITWDTPKPDPLKFKDTETYAARLKSARAKTGDQDALIAGVGRMNGLPVVVAALNFAFMGGSMGQAMGAGLLAAARKAVDEKAAFVVIPSSGGARMQEGILSLMQMARTTIAVDEVKEAGLPYIVVLTDPTTGGVSASYAMLGDIHIAEPGAVIGFAGQRVIEQTIRETLPEGFQRAEYLLEHGMVDMVVPRGELRDTLARVIDMLLNPEPGRRVEGSDQDIDLLEGEILPPARSHRPGAAPVPGDD from the coding sequence ATGAACTGGTTGCGCGAATTCGTCCGGCCCAAGCTGAAGCGTCTGGTCGGTGCGGGCAAGGAAATGCCCGATAACCTTTGGCACAAATGCCCGGGTTGCAGCCAGATGATCTTCCACCGCGATCTGGAAAAGTATCTCCACGTCTGCCAGCACTGCGGCCATCACCTGCGCATCGGCGCCGACAAGCGCCTGGCCATGCTGTTCGACGAGGGTGCGTTCGAAAAGATCACCTGGGACACGCCCAAGCCGGACCCCCTGAAATTCAAGGACACGGAAACCTATGCCGCGCGCCTTAAATCCGCGCGCGCCAAGACCGGCGACCAGGACGCCCTGATCGCGGGCGTCGGGCGCATGAACGGCCTGCCGGTGGTCGTCGCGGCCTTGAACTTCGCCTTCATGGGCGGCTCCATGGGCCAGGCCATGGGGGCCGGGCTTTTGGCCGCCGCGCGCAAGGCGGTGGATGAAAAAGCGGCCTTCGTGGTTATCCCGTCATCGGGGGGGGCGCGCATGCAGGAAGGGATTCTGTCCCTCATGCAGATGGCGCGCACGACCATTGCCGTGGACGAGGTCAAGGAAGCGGGCCTGCCTTATATCGTGGTGCTGACCGACCCGACCACGGGCGGGGTCTCCGCCTCTTACGCCATGCTGGGCGACATTCACATCGCCGAACCCGGGGCCGTAATCGGTTTCGCCGGACAGCGGGTGATCGAGCAGACCATCCGCGAAACCCTGCCCGAGGGCTTTCAGCGCGCCGAATATCTGTTGGAACACGGCATGGTCGACATGGTGGTGCCCAGGGGCGAGCTTCGCGACACCCTGGCCCGGGTCATCGACATGCTGCTGAACCCGGAACCGGGCCGCCGGGTCGAAGGTTCGGACCAGGATATCGACCTTCTCGAAGGCGAAATTCTGCCGCCGGCCCGCAGCCACCGGCCGGGCGCCGCCCCCGTGCCTGGCGACGACTGA
- a CDS encoding FYDLN acid domain-containing protein produces MAKPEWGRKVTCASCSNKFYDMRREPATCPSCGATNDPLQAFRPKRGAAAKPVPQKEAKPKAKVVPDEDDDDLDAVLPDVDDDDDLDDDDVEDVLDDDEDDDLIEDTADLGEDDDDLDEVREHIETEDPVKE; encoded by the coding sequence GTGGCGAAACCCGAATGGGGCCGCAAGGTCACCTGCGCCAGTTGCAGCAATAAGTTTTACGACATGAGACGCGAACCCGCGACGTGCCCGTCGTGCGGTGCCACCAACGACCCGCTTCAGGCGTTCCGCCCGAAACGGGGCGCTGCGGCGAAACCTGTTCCTCAGAAGGAAGCCAAGCCCAAGGCGAAGGTTGTTCCCGACGAGGACGACGATGATTTGGACGCGGTCCTGCCCGATGTCGACGACGACGACGACCTGGACGATGACGACGTGGAAGACGTGCTCGACGACGACGAGGACGACGACCTCATCGAAGACACGGCCGACCTGGGCGAAGACGACGACGACCTGGACGAGGTCCGCGAACATATCGAGACGGAGGACCCGGTCAAGGAATAG
- the pyrF gene encoding orotidine-5'-phosphate decarboxylase codes for MTSSISAPGIKSPADRILVALDTTDAAGALALAQGVKGAVGGVKLGKEFFTAQGPQGVRQVSAAGLPVFLDLKFHDIPNTVAGAVRAAAPLQPFMLNVHASGGRAMMEAAAKAATDAAQGGHRPLVLAVTVLTSLSDEDLIEVGINNETKAQVAKLAKLAQEAGMDGVVCSAHEIKVIRSVCGPDFTLVVPGIRPEWSVKGDQKRVVTPRDAVSLGADYLVIGRPITQADDPIAAARRIADELD; via the coding sequence ATGACGTCTTCGATCTCCGCGCCGGGCATCAAAAGCCCCGCCGACCGCATCCTGGTCGCGCTCGACACCACCGACGCGGCGGGGGCCCTGGCGCTCGCCCAGGGGGTCAAGGGGGCCGTGGGTGGGGTCAAGCTGGGCAAGGAGTTTTTCACGGCCCAGGGACCCCAGGGCGTGCGCCAAGTCTCGGCGGCGGGCCTGCCCGTGTTTTTGGACCTGAAATTCCACGATATTCCCAACACGGTCGCGGGTGCCGTGCGCGCCGCGGCGCCGCTCCAGCCCTTCATGCTCAACGTCCATGCCTCGGGCGGGCGCGCCATGATGGAAGCCGCCGCCAAGGCGGCCACCGACGCCGCCCAGGGCGGGCACCGCCCCCTGGTCCTTGCCGTCACCGTGCTCACCAGTTTGAGCGACGAAGACCTGATCGAAGTCGGCATCAATAATGAGACTAAGGCCCAGGTCGCCAAGCTGGCCAAGCTGGCCCAGGAAGCGGGCATGGACGGGGTGGTCTGCTCGGCTCACGAGATCAAGGTCATCCGCTCCGTCTGCGGGCCCGACTTCACCCTGGTCGTGCCGGGCATCCGCCCCGAATGGTCCGTCAAGGGCGACCAGAAGCGCGTGGTCACCCCGCGCGATGCGGTCTCTCTCGGCGCCGACTACCTGGTCATCGGCCGGCCCATCACCCAGGCCGACGATCCCATCGCCGCCGCCCGGCGCATCGCGGACGAGTTAGATTAA
- the sppA gene encoding signal peptide peptidase SppA has protein sequence MSLDADMIFDRRRLKRALTFWRLVALAAFAGLVVAAAGRFGGADFITRDHVARITIDGIIFDDDERSRVIKDLAARDDVKAVVVRVDSPGGTFVGGEALFTALRRVADKKPTVAVMGGTATSAGYMVAIAADHVVARRGTLTGSIGVILQTADVTQLLDKLGIKPEVFKSGPMKAQPNPFERLSDPAREATQDMLMELYGQFVDMVADRRKMPRDKVIALADGRVYSGLTAKSNGLVDAIGDEDQALDWLASAHGVARDLPLRDLKLTDEPLPWRDALTSQLQKALFSERLRLDGVFSLWHPSL, from the coding sequence ATGAGCCTTGACGCCGACATGATTTTCGACCGCCGCCGCCTCAAGCGCGCCCTGACCTTCTGGCGCCTGGTTGCCCTGGCCGCCTTCGCGGGCCTGGTCGTGGCCGCCGCCGGACGGTTCGGCGGGGCGGATTTTATCACCCGCGACCATGTCGCGCGCATCACCATCGACGGCATCATCTTCGACGACGACGAACGCAGCCGTGTAATCAAGGACCTGGCCGCGCGCGACGACGTCAAGGCGGTGGTGGTCCGGGTTGATTCCCCGGGCGGCACTTTCGTCGGCGGCGAGGCCCTGTTCACGGCGTTGCGCCGGGTTGCCGACAAAAAGCCGACCGTCGCCGTCATGGGCGGCACCGCGACCTCGGCCGGCTATATGGTGGCCATCGCGGCGGATCATGTGGTTGCCCGGCGAGGCACGCTGACCGGGTCGATCGGTGTGATCCTGCAGACCGCCGACGTGACGCAGCTGTTGGACAAGCTGGGGATCAAGCCGGAAGTGTTCAAAAGCGGGCCGATGAAGGCCCAGCCCAATCCGTTCGAGCGCCTCAGCGATCCTGCCCGCGAGGCGACCCAGGACATGCTGATGGAACTTTACGGGCAGTTCGTCGACATGGTCGCGGACCGCCGCAAGATGCCGCGCGACAAGGTCATCGCGCTGGCGGACGGGCGCGTCTACTCGGGACTTACGGCCAAGAGCAACGGCCTGGTCGACGCCATCGGCGACGAGGATCAGGCCCTCGACTGGCTTGCCTCGGCCCATGGCGTGGCCCGCGACCTGCCCCTGCGCGACCTCAAGTTGACGGACGAACCCCTGCCGTGGCGCGACGCCCTTACATCGCAGCTGCAAAAAGCATTGTTTTCAGAACGACTTAGACTTGACGGCGTGTTCTCCCTTTGGCACCCTTCTTTGTAG
- the rpsA gene encoding 30S ribosomal protein S1: MATTDAATAAPTSNEDFEALLNESFGDNEGFEGRVLRGVIVNVDGDFAVIDVGLKSEGRVPLKEFMSPGSDEVLKAGDEVDVYVERYEDRDGLVRLSREKARREEAWVGLEKAFEKGERVNGVIFGRVKGGFIVDLDGAVAFLPGSQVDIRPVRDVSPLMGMPQPFQILKMDPQRNNIVVSRRAVLEETRTEARSELISSLQEGQVLDGVVKNITDYGAFVDLGGVDGLLHVTDIAWKRINHPSEALSIGETVKVQIIRFNAETQRISLGMKQLEADPWDGVAAKYPVGTKFTGRVTNITDYGAFVELEPGVEGLVHVSEMSWTKKNVHPGKIVSTSQEVDVMVLDVDPDKRRISLGLKQCNANPWEDFVVKFPVGAEVEGEVKNITEFGLFIGLDGEIDGMAHLSDLSWDKSGEEALADYTKGDMVKAKVLDVDVDKERVSLGIKQLSGDPTEGAMEGLKKGSVVTCTVTQTNDGGVEVMVNDAVLGFIRKSDLSRDRSEQRPDRFAAGEKVDAKITQIDKSGRKLSLSIKALEVEEEKKAMQEYGSSDSGASLGDILGAALKEKQAQAAAEGDDEKPKKAAAKKKAAKKDETEEAEEGAE, from the coding sequence ATGGCCACGACAGATGCCGCCACGGCGGCCCCTACCTCCAACGAAGATTTTGAAGCCCTGTTGAACGAGTCCTTCGGCGACAACGAAGGCTTTGAAGGCCGCGTGCTGCGCGGCGTCATTGTCAACGTCGACGGCGATTTCGCCGTCATCGACGTCGGACTCAAGTCCGAAGGCCGCGTGCCGCTCAAGGAATTCATGAGCCCCGGCTCCGACGAAGTTCTCAAGGCTGGTGACGAAGTCGACGTCTATGTCGAACGCTACGAAGACCGTGACGGCCTGGTCCGTCTCTCGCGCGAGAAAGCCCGCCGCGAGGAAGCCTGGGTCGGCCTGGAAAAGGCCTTCGAAAAGGGCGAGCGCGTCAATGGCGTGATCTTCGGCCGCGTCAAGGGCGGCTTCATCGTCGACCTGGACGGCGCCGTGGCCTTCCTGCCCGGCAGCCAGGTCGATATCCGGCCCGTGCGCGACGTGTCCCCCCTGATGGGCATGCCGCAGCCGTTCCAGATCCTGAAAATGGACCCCCAGCGCAACAACATCGTGGTCTCGCGCCGCGCCGTGCTGGAAGAAACCCGCACCGAAGCCCGTTCCGAGCTGATCTCCTCCCTGCAGGAAGGCCAGGTTCTGGACGGCGTCGTCAAGAACATCACCGATTACGGCGCCTTCGTCGATCTGGGTGGTGTGGACGGCCTGCTGCACGTCACCGACATCGCCTGGAAGCGCATCAACCACCCGTCCGAAGCCCTGTCCATCGGCGAGACGGTGAAGGTCCAGATCATCCGCTTCAACGCCGAAACGCAGCGTATCTCGCTCGGCATGAAGCAGCTTGAGGCCGATCCCTGGGACGGCGTCGCCGCCAAGTACCCGGTCGGCACCAAGTTCACGGGCCGCGTCACCAACATCACCGACTACGGCGCCTTCGTGGAGCTGGAGCCGGGCGTCGAAGGTCTGGTGCACGTGTCGGAAATGTCCTGGACCAAGAAGAACGTCCATCCGGGCAAAATCGTCTCCACCTCTCAGGAAGTGGACGTCATGGTGCTTGACGTCGATCCCGACAAGCGCCGCATCTCCCTGGGTCTCAAGCAGTGCAACGCCAATCCGTGGGAAGACTTCGTGGTCAAGTTCCCGGTCGGAGCCGAAGTCGAAGGCGAGGTCAAGAACATCACCGAATTCGGTCTGTTCATCGGCCTCGACGGCGAAATCGACGGCATGGCCCACCTTTCCGATCTGTCCTGGGACAAGTCGGGCGAGGAAGCCCTCGCCGACTACACCAAGGGCGACATGGTGAAGGCCAAGGTGCTGGACGTCGATGTCGACAAGGAACGCGTCTCGCTCGGCATCAAGCAGCTGTCCGGCGACCCGACCGAAGGTGCGATGGAAGGCCTGAAGAAGGGCTCCGTCGTGACCTGTACGGTGACCCAGACCAACGACGGCGGTGTCGAAGTCATGGTCAATGACGCCGTGCTCGGCTTCATCCGCAAGTCCGACCTGTCGCGTGATCGTTCCGAACAGCGCCCCGACCGTTTCGCCGCCGGCGAAAAGGTCGACGCCAAGATCACCCAGATCGACAAGTCCGGCCGCAAGCTGTCGCTGTCCATCAAGGCCCTTGAGGTCGAGGAAGAGAAGAAGGCCATGCAGGAATACGGCTCGTCCGATTCCGGTGCTTCTCTCGGCGACATCCTGGGTGCTGCCCTGAAGGAAAAGCAGGCGCAGGCCGCTGCCGAAGGTGACGACGAAAAGCCGAAGAAGGCCGCCGCCAAGAAAAAGGCCGCCAAGAAAGACGAAACCGAAGAAGCGGAAGAAGGCGCGGAATAA
- the aroA gene encoding 3-phosphoshikimate 1-carboxyvinyltransferase, whose product MPLISHSVGDWRRAARYARDLRRQSAARHPSFSRGDPVSVSDANTTKTPLRAGPSGPLSGAVRVPGDKSISHRALMLGALCVGETRVTGLLEGEDVLATAAAVNAMGARAERYASAPDGNTWRVIGCGVGGLSEPENVIDMGNAGTGVRLMMGVVAGHDMTATFTGDASLCRRPMGRVTAPLERMGAKFTGRDGGLLPMTVKGAAEPLPIEYALPVASAQVKSAVLLAGLNAPGVTTVVEPQPTRDHTENMLRWFGAEVTVQDTARGRRISLIGRPELVARDVAVPADISSAAFPLVAALLVPGSDVTLKDVGLNPLRAGILTTLREMGAEIEVLGAREEAGEPVADLRVTAGPLKGVTVPADRAPSMIDEYPILAVAAALAEGETRMEGLEELRVKESDRLAAMARGLAAAGVEVEEGPDYLVVTGSGGKPPRGGCTVTVDLDHRIAMAFLVLGLVTEQPVTIDDSDAMATSFPGFAAMMRGLGADIADI is encoded by the coding sequence ATGCCGCTGATTTCACATTCCGTGGGTGATTGGCGGCGAGCGGCCCGATATGCTAGAGACCTGCGACGGCAAAGCGCCGCCCGCCACCCTTCTTTTTCAAGGGGAGACCCCGTTTCCGTGAGTGATGCAAACACCACCAAGACGCCGCTTCGGGCGGGCCCTTCGGGGCCCTTATCGGGCGCCGTGCGGGTCCCCGGCGACAAGTCGATTTCCCACCGGGCATTGATGCTGGGCGCGCTTTGCGTCGGCGAGACCCGGGTCACCGGTCTGCTTGAGGGCGAAGACGTCCTGGCCACGGCCGCCGCGGTCAACGCCATGGGCGCGCGGGCGGAGCGATACGCCAGCGCGCCCGACGGCAACACCTGGCGGGTCATCGGCTGCGGCGTCGGCGGCTTGTCCGAGCCCGAGAACGTGATCGACATGGGCAATGCCGGCACCGGTGTGCGCCTGATGATGGGGGTCGTCGCGGGCCACGACATGACGGCGACCTTCACGGGCGATGCCTCCCTGTGCCGCCGGCCCATGGGCCGGGTGACGGCGCCGCTGGAACGCATGGGCGCCAAATTCACCGGCCGCGACGGCGGTCTGTTGCCGATGACCGTCAAGGGGGCGGCGGAACCGCTGCCCATCGAATACGCCCTTCCCGTGGCCTCGGCCCAGGTCAAATCGGCGGTGCTGCTGGCGGGCCTCAACGCGCCGGGCGTGACCACGGTGGTGGAACCACAGCCGACCCGCGACCATACGGAAAACATGCTGCGCTGGTTCGGCGCCGAGGTCACCGTGCAGGACACGGCGCGCGGGCGCCGGATTTCACTGATCGGGCGGCCCGAACTGGTTGCCCGCGACGTCGCCGTGCCGGCCGATATTTCGTCCGCTGCCTTTCCTCTGGTCGCGGCGCTGCTGGTGCCGGGCTCGGACGTTACGCTGAAGGACGTCGGCCTCAACCCGCTGCGCGCCGGTATCCTGACCACGCTGCGCGAGATGGGGGCCGAGATCGAGGTATTGGGCGCACGCGAGGAAGCGGGTGAGCCTGTCGCGGACCTGCGTGTCACGGCGGGGCCGCTCAAGGGCGTCACCGTTCCGGCGGACCGCGCCCCCTCGATGATCGACGAATACCCCATCCTTGCCGTCGCCGCGGCCCTGGCCGAGGGCGAAACCCGCATGGAGGGGCTTGAGGAACTGCGGGTCAAGGAAAGCGACCGTCTGGCCGCCATGGCGCGCGGGCTTGCCGCCGCCGGGGTCGAGGTCGAGGAAGGCCCCGATTATCTGGTGGTCACGGGATCGGGCGGCAAGCCGCCCCGGGGCGGCTGCACGGTGACGGTCGATCTTGACCACCGCATCGCCATGGCCTTTCTGGTTCTGGGGCTGGTCACGGAACAGCCGGTCACCATCGATGACAGCGACGCCATGGCCACCAGCTTTCCGGGCTTCGCCGCCATGATGCGGGGCCTCGGCGCGGATATCGCGGATATTTAA
- a CDS encoding DUF1049 domain-containing protein, with the protein MGKLLSWILLTPLVLGLILFAASNRADVVLRLWPFDYELTTPVALVGVGGLFLGFLWGAVMVWISGGVARGRARREAHRAEGAEKEVLRLKTDVEMLEEKLRAADAKAKSASLPVPASDTQASGSRHIL; encoded by the coding sequence GTGGGCAAACTTCTTTCCTGGATCCTGCTGACTCCCCTCGTTCTGGGGCTGATCCTGTTTGCCGCCTCCAACCGCGCGGATGTCGTGCTGCGCCTTTGGCCCTTCGATTACGAATTGACGACCCCGGTGGCGCTGGTCGGCGTCGGTGGCCTTTTCCTCGGTTTTCTCTGGGGGGCGGTGATGGTGTGGATCTCCGGCGGTGTCGCCCGCGGCCGCGCCCGCCGCGAAGCCCACCGCGCCGAAGGGGCGGAAAAGGAAGTCCTGCGCCTTAAGACCGATGTCGAAATGTTGGAAGAAAAGCTTCGCGCCGCCGACGCCAAGGCCAAGTCCGCGTCGCTGCCGGTGCCGGCGTCGGATACGCAGGCGTCCGGTTCGCGCCATATTCTCTAG
- the trpB gene encoding tryptophan synthase subunit beta has product MSKLNTYREGPDESGHFDIYGGRYVAETLMPLILQVQDAWEKAKNDAAFWDEFNRYMKHYVGRPSPLYLAERLTEEFGGAKVYFKRDELNHTGAHKINNTIGQILLARRMGKKRIIAETGAGQHGVATATVCALFGLPCVVYMGETDVARQRPNVVRMKMLGAEIVPVTAGTGTLKDAMNEALRDWVSNVEDTFYIIGTVAGPHPYPAMVRDFQCVIGNEVREQMMEMEGRLPDSCIAAIGGGSNAMGLFHPFLDDESVHLIGVEAAGHGIETGEHCASLNGGRPGVLHGNRTYLLQTEDGQILDGHSISAGLDYPGIGPEHSWLRDTGRVEYVSATDKEALAAFQLCTRKEGIIPALEPSHALAYVAKIAGDLPKDHLLVMNMCGRGDKDVDAVAGYLGMD; this is encoded by the coding sequence ATGTCGAAGCTCAATACCTACCGCGAAGGCCCGGACGAATCGGGACATTTCGACATCTACGGTGGCCGCTATGTCGCGGAAACCCTGATGCCGTTGATCCTGCAGGTTCAGGACGCCTGGGAAAAGGCAAAGAACGACGCGGCTTTTTGGGATGAGTTCAACCGTTACATGAAGCATTACGTGGGCCGGCCCAGCCCGCTGTATCTGGCCGAACGCCTGACCGAAGAGTTCGGCGGCGCCAAGGTCTACTTCAAGCGCGACGAGCTGAACCACACGGGTGCCCACAAGATCAACAACACCATCGGCCAGATCCTGCTGGCGCGGCGCATGGGCAAGAAGCGCATCATCGCCGAAACGGGCGCCGGGCAGCACGGCGTTGCCACGGCTACGGTCTGCGCCCTGTTCGGCCTACCTTGCGTGGTCTACATGGGCGAAACGGATGTTGCGCGTCAACGCCCAAACGTGGTGCGCATGAAGATGCTGGGGGCGGAGATCGTCCCCGTCACCGCCGGCACGGGCACGCTCAAGGACGCCATGAACGAGGCGCTGCGGGATTGGGTCTCCAACGTCGAGGACACCTTCTACATCATCGGCACGGTCGCCGGCCCGCATCCCTATCCGGCCATGGTGCGAGATTTCCAATGCGTGATCGGCAACGAAGTGCGCGAGCAGATGATGGAGATGGAGGGCCGTCTGCCCGACAGCTGCATCGCCGCCATCGGCGGCGGGTCAAACGCCATGGGCCTGTTCCATCCCTTCCTGGATGATGAAAGCGTGCACCTGATCGGGGTCGAGGCCGCCGGCCACGGGATCGAGACGGGAGAGCATTGCGCGTCCCTCAACGGCGGGCGGCCGGGCGTGCTGCACGGCAACCGCACCTATCTGCTGCAGACCGAGGACGGCCAGATCCTGGACGGCCATTCCATTTCCGCCGGCCTGGATTATCCCGGGATCGGGCCGGAGCATTCCTGGCTACGCGATACGGGCCGGGTCGAATACGTCTCGGCGACGGACAAGGAGGCCCTGGCGGCGTTCCAGCTGTGCACCCGCAAGGAAGGCATCATCCCGGCCCTGGAGCCGAGCCACGCGCTGGCCTATGTGGCCAAGATCGCGGGCGACCTGCCCAAGGATCACCTGCTGGTCATGAACATGTGCGGGCGCGGCGACAAGGACGTCGACGCCGTCGCCGGCTATCTGGGAATGGACTGA
- the trpA gene encoding tryptophan synthase subunit alpha, with protein sequence MTTQTGPETRITRKFAELKAEGRAGLVTFLTAGDPSPELSEQIIVEIAEAGADLIEIGMPFSDPMADGPAIQASSLRALKAGMTLPKTLDIVRAFRKRDNDTPIVLMGYYNPIYIYGVDRFLADAKEAGVDGLIVVDLPPEEEGELCLPALKAGINFIYLTAPTTDDARLPKVVRHASGFVYYVSITGITGTKSADAGDVAASVARIRRHTDLPVAVGFGIKTPDQAAAIARVSDAAVVGSALVGIIAENRDPSGVPLPDTKDKVLDLVKALAAGVRGARNG encoded by the coding sequence ATGACCACGCAGACCGGGCCTGAGACCCGCATCACCCGCAAATTCGCCGAACTGAAGGCCGAAGGCCGCGCCGGTCTGGTGACGTTCCTGACCGCCGGCGACCCGTCGCCGGAGCTGTCGGAACAGATCATCGTGGAGATCGCGGAGGCAGGGGCCGACCTGATCGAGATCGGCATGCCGTTCTCCGACCCGATGGCGGACGGACCGGCGATCCAGGCCTCCAGCCTGCGGGCACTGAAGGCCGGCATGACTTTGCCGAAGACCCTGGATATCGTGCGCGCCTTCCGCAAACGGGACAACGACACGCCGATCGTCCTCATGGGCTACTACAACCCCATTTACATCTACGGGGTCGACCGTTTCCTGGCCGATGCCAAGGAAGCCGGGGTCGACGGTCTGATCGTCGTCGACCTGCCGCCGGAAGAAGAGGGCGAGCTGTGCCTGCCCGCCCTCAAGGCCGGCATCAACTTCATCTATCTGACGGCCCCGACCACAGACGACGCGCGCCTGCCCAAGGTCGTGCGCCATGCCTCGGGCTTCGTCTATTACGTCTCGATCACCGGCATCACCGGCACCAAATCCGCCGATGCGGGCGACGTGGCGGCCAGCGTTGCGCGCATTCGCCGCCACACGGACCTGCCGGTCGCCGTCGGCTTCGGCATCAAGACGCCGGATCAGGCCGCGGCCATCGCGCGGGTTTCCGACGCCGCCGTCGTCGGCTCGGCCCTGGTCGGGATCATCGCCGAAAACCGCGACCCGTCCGGCGTGCCCCTACCCGACACCAAGGACAAGGTGTTAGACTTGGTCAAGGCGCTGGCGGCAGGTGTGCGCGGCGCGAGAAACGGTTAG
- the ihfB gene encoding integration host factor subunit beta: protein MTKSELIARLAADNPHLYQRDVERIVSTIFDEITGALAQGDRVELRGFGAFSVKQRGSRTGRNPRTGATVEVDSKHIPYFKTGKQLREKLNGS from the coding sequence ATGACCAAATCCGAACTCATCGCCCGTTTGGCGGCGGACAATCCGCATCTCTACCAGCGTGACGTGGAACGTATCGTCTCCACCATTTTCGACGAGATCACCGGCGCATTGGCCCAGGGAGACCGGGTCGAACTGCGCGGTTTCGGCGCCTTCTCCGTGAAGCAACGGGGTTCGCGCACGGGCCGCAACCCGCGCACGGGGGCCACGGTCGAAGTCGATTCCAAGCACATTCCCTATTTCAAGACCGGCAAGCAGCTGCGCGAAAAACTGAACGGCAGCTGA